A window of the Parambassis ranga chromosome 17, fParRan2.1, whole genome shotgun sequence genome harbors these coding sequences:
- the LOC114449221 gene encoding uncharacterized protein LOC114449221, with amino-acid sequence MHFFTDHGDSDNDAVLIAKHWAEEELSTENLFLIDFLGTLTSSLQKAVGTASVFILKMEIQCLKLLLHTLTHLNGKEAHSESTEMLLRLVQTNQWTPPEALTLLKALSLKNVSMMKAITLVQVYAISPEWTDESGHSLVQTIDIADPETFHQDFQKTLRRKDESSLDEALQEVKLVWSLDDSQSDMIKDVTSGVLQYSENIPKDAAFMKDSFKSVTLSADHMKNSLCQLCKAVFESKGWWPTVRHMLRWCALVLTEKSEVLQLVGMEEDPCVTAMFAATQVCMGNKLDIVLSSDAPSQHKTMEWSDFYKNLHISLKTNKRKTASYRDVYEEDIVYGTMDDFVSDYFQHSIEVMETRNPQLSRGFIIEEQCVNASYDLKLSRLKENHFLVPAAEVLKRLMGKFHGEDTEQRRRFIKALFQVLHTIQSKDTTTDAKFITISKKITGKGFSPNEAFILTFLENLLRVVTDKTDAENNRTSLAAKWCSEILFDCAEHVQASDIQTQELFQMVSSLVEQNLWSPVEALNLLEALTDHHHDEGCISIRKILHLMATYQVSSKWTDESNKTLLTLLDSNKTENLIKHLKKALRDEETKSIDTLMDEIRQMKDIDEPTLSKSHSVVTHVANLIKTGEIKTHTNIQQARNMSHSKDTKDLQEVLAVLCNAVNLHNAGGKWWPRHNQMISWCLLALSDTGKLLEMGTGEGKSCVIAMFAVLRVLQGEKVDVVSSSSVLCQRDAEEWAEFYKYFGITVDTNTNKNQDEDRKKCYQKDVVYGTIEAFAADHLRQIFEMKDVRPDRKYQCIIIDEVDSLLLDQGVQLTYLSSPMVSMQHLNTILAMIWGHVSQYGFLSAGNKTFVQSPPASFFKAIFDSMNTEETEIDDPMDILQIAEETNIVPKGFTEDIHKSEKDELFKKLKTVSQDDMIAFFKEIEDYVPYGFTIYTLDDKGLLSLQKRSPYDTRDIPELTFLVLEDGLCCTLYDSEETLIKPIAELISEKIQFTPCTNDKEKISIPGFLKILIEKKLPVWVQNAFLAMLLKQGREYVVENDNVCPVDFRSTGIVELNKKWGDGLQQFVEIKHQIKLSTISTVTNYISNVSFFEKYHGKIYGTTGTLGSKSDIEFLQGLYPNLSACKMPTFNRKKLYEVKGTLTNCAEEWKSEIKRVVMAQISPNSYREGRAALVICETINKAKEIHEELKSCVPGETILYCRSDKESLSKIEKELLPGDVIVATNLAGRGTDIKVSKEVNSNGGLFVILSFLSENTRVELQAFGRTARKGKPGSAQVIMCTEHLQQSFRRASTLKEAKHTRDELAAEKVNEMMNDVAEMKLREDLFAEYCKTLHDIYKRADGDERRAVVAIMNEFWGIWLQTKSEEIDQLKRDDLEKSLKADLTLATSQTQSQTSPCSSIYHYIKFGNVALSEKQWDVSTRLFEKAMKLDENWAAIAFYNHAYCTINQSSENYLNKARDDLLKAQESLKYLSEECIVCLQFAKMSSAESANSDPTGLEKQLTTKCNMFSYLDKNINEAIQKVDEIQKKGRDAIAKKSPIFSLVSSADEDLQVEAYNLYNQGLKYVFSVEEKPRFPWEALLVFFLGILQIIAGALLTAFTFGAMAQVGMGLITEGISDCIYGIESMVTGEFSWKSWAIDKAISIGVSLIGFGIGKLIAKGFKAAKVLIKGLGKKLKALPKFFSKQAKNSLSAVTKTNMKNAVKYTTKKVAEEVINYGLGKAEEEILKQILQGIKNEVKNGINDKVKSNMEKQELATLVDSIILSQLRDKEQLRDLLEDKNRKGKLLSIFKKLSDTAIQPFYADLSWQKKLNSSFTKVINKVKAEAKGKVRAILTAIQAVHMGVLAGDAIASVVSLSGEFFSNLAEQMNTFKKDISSEKVKVNELSDSDRKLLQEFKEELTNTISALLADASVEVFHQKFSTHLVSHVQNKVNGVIGKYVRDGLKTDRTEEKLRAGQHNSYIAYMPATPSSKPAGVAVQTHAEKIKKSTTAGTILDMRVLSETTGAKVVILTQDKHGRLTKMQELNPSSKPASQTVTLIYRPKSAQYPDGHYDVQINDKIVTVDNKGKSCLFHALARGMKPDASDEEISLEAGRLRTLEADTLLEHPGQWEPFIMRKEWTEAIRGGDWYMEEGAGPKSIIKENKKVLKTEVGKVKLYKEWQKYKQPYSNLGKIINADHQPPVSSILDARKLNQNSKLAEAMLEVATSSSPLDPNLIKDVHKYHGRELPAVYVPKEVHYEFSSTKSKAFRTFLATTISKDDVVGTFKQTILGAMVRFRLDTTKNFKDFKNSQKSKTRLAIFEMSFQQHSVKMANSWFDLLQGKGVMTSNDLNAITTWIQNKGYNDQNDPDRNQVVNLL; translated from the coding sequence ATGCACTTTTTCACTGACCATGGTGACTCTGATAACGACGCAGTCCTCATTGCCAAACACTGGGCTGAAGAAGAACTTTCCACAGAGAACCTCTTTCTTATTGACTTCCTGGGCACCCTCACATCATCACTGCAGAAAGCAGTGGGAACAGCttctgtgttcattttaaagATGGAAATCCAGTGTTTGAAGcttctcttacacacactcacacatctgaATGGAAAAGAAGCCCACTCAGAATCCACTGAAATGCTCCTCAGACTTGTACAAACAAACCAATGGACCCCACCAGAGGCACTGACTCTGCTTAAAGCATTGTCACTGAAAAATGTTTCAATGATGAAAGCCATTACACTGGTACAAGTGTATGCCATATCACCAGAGTGGACAGATGAGTCTGGACACTCTTTAGTCCAGACTATTGACATTGCTGACCCTGAGACATTCCATCAGGATTTCCAAAAGACTCTCAGGAGGAAAGATGAGAGCAGCCTGGATGAAGCTCTACAAGAGGTAAAACTGGTTTGGAGTTTGGATGATTCTCAGAGTGATATGATAAAAGATGTGACCAGTGGTGTCCTACAATATTCTGAAAATATACCAAAAGATGCAGCATTTATGAAAGACTCATTTAAAAGTGTAACCCTGAGTGCAGACCACATGAAGAACTCTCTGTGTCAACTCTGCAAAGCAGTTTTTGAATCAAAAGGCTGGTGGCCTACAGTGAGGCACATGCTGCGTTGGTGTGCACTGGTGCTGACTGAAAAGAGTGAAGTTCTACAGCTGGTTGGTATGGAAGAAGACCCATGTGTCACTGCCATGTTTGCAGCCACACAAGTCTGCATGGGAAACAAACTGGACATTGTGTTGAGCTCTGATGCTCCTTCACAGCACAAAACTATGGAGTGGTCTGACTTCTACAAGAACCTCCACATTTCtctcaaaacaaacaagagaaagACTGCATCATACAGGGACGTCTATGAAGAAGACATTGTGTACGGCACCATGGATGACTTTGTCTCTGATTATTTTCAACACAGTATAGAGGTGATGGAGACAAGGAACCCTCAGCTGAGTCGTGGTTTTATCATTGAAGAACAATGTGTCAATGCTTCCTATGATCTGAAACTCTCCCGGCTCAAAGAAAATCATTTCCTGGTGCCTGCTGCAGAGGTCCTGAAAAGGCTCATGGGTAAATTTCATGGTGAAGATACAGAGCAGAGACGCAGATTCATTAAGGCTCTTTTCCAGGTGTTGCACACAAtccaaagcaaagacacaaccacagacgCTAAATTTATCACTATCTCAAAGAAAATTACTGGAAAGGGATTTTCTCCTAATGAGGCCTTCATTCTGACCTTTCTTGAGAATCTACTGAGAGTGGTTACTGACAAAACAGACGCTGAGAATAACAGAACATCTCTTGCAGCCAAATGGTGTTCTGAGATTTTATTTGACTGTGCTGAGCATGTCCAGGCTTCAGACATACAGACCCAAGAACTCTTCCAGATGGTTTCAAGCCTGGTAGAACAAAATCTTTGGTCACCAGTAGAGGCTTTAAACCTCCTGGAAGCTTTGACAGACCACCATCATGATGAAGGCTGTATTTCCATCAGGAAGATTTTACATTTAATGGCAACATATCAGGTCTCCTCCAAGTGGACAGATGAGAGCAACAAAACCCTCCTTACACTCTTAGATTCAAACAAAACTGAGAATCTCATTAAGCATTTAAAAAAGGCTCTGAGAGATGAGGAAACAAAGAGCATCGACACTCTAATGGATGAAATACGACAGATGAAAGACATTGATGAACCAACACtcagtaaatcacacagtgtagtaACTCATGTAGCAAACCTGATCAAAACAGGtgaaattaaaacacacacaaacatacagcagGCAAGGAATATGAGTCACAGTAAGGACACAAAAGACCTTCAGGAGGTGCTGGCAGTCTTATGCAATGCTGTAAACCTGCACAATGCTGGAGGGAAGTGGTGGCCAAGACATAATCAGATGATAAGCTGGTGCCTCTTGGCCTTGTCTGACACTGGGAAGCTCCTGGAAATGGGGACTGGAGAAGGGAAGTCTTGTGTCATCGCAATGTTTGCAGTGCTGCGTGTTCTTCAGGGTGAAAAAGTAGATGTGGTGTCCAGCTCGTCTGTGTTGTGCCAGAGGGATGCAGAAGAATGGGCAGAGTTCTACAAGTACTTTGGCATTAcagttgacacaaacacaaacaaaaaccaggACGAAGATCGCAAAAAATGTTACCAGAAGGACGTGGTCTATGGAACCATTGAAGCCTTTGCTGCAGATCACCTTCGCCAGATATTTGAAATGAAGGATGTGAGGCCTGATCGCAAGTATCAATGCATCATAATCGATGAAGTGGACTCACTGCTGCTGGACCAGGGCGTGCAACTGACATACCTGTCAAGCCCCATGGTCTCCATGCAGCACCTAAACACGATTCTGGCCATGATCTGGGGCCACGTCAGCCAATATGGCTTCCTTTCTGCAGGAAACAAGACTTTTGTGCAGAGCCCCCCGGCTTCATTCTTCAAGGCTATCTTTGACTCCATGAACACAGAAGAAACTGAAATTGATGATCCAATGGACATTTTACAGATCGCTGAAGAAACCAACATTGTGCCAAAAGGATTTACAGAGGATATTCACAAAAGTGAAAAGGATGAACTTTTTAAGAAACTGAAAACTGTGAGTCAGGATGATATGATCGCGTTTTTCAAAGAAATTGAAGACTATGTCCCCTATGGTTTTACCATTTACACTTTAGACGACAAGGGATTGCTCTCTCTTCAAAAACGCAGCCCATATGATACCCGAGACATTCCAGAACTCACATTTCTTGTCTTGGAAGACGGCTTGTGTTGTACTCTCTATGATTCAGAAGAAACTCTCATCAAGCCCATTGCAGAGTTAATCTCAGAGAAGATTCAGTTCACTCCATGTACAAATGACAAGGAAAAAATCAGTATTCCTGGATTCTTGAAGATTCTGATTGAGAAGAAGCTGCCAGTATGGGTCCAGAATGCTTTTCTGGCAATGCTGCTGAAACAAGGACGGGAATATGTAGTGGAAAACGACAATGTCTGTCCAGTGGATTTCAGATCCACAGGTATTGTAGAGCTGAACAAGAAATGGGGTGATGGTCTGCAACAGTTTGTTGAGATTAAACACCAAATCAAACTGAGCACCATTTCAACAGTGACTAACtacatttccaatgtttccttttttgaaAAGTACCATGGAAAGATATATGGAACAACAGGAACACTTGGGAGCAAATCAGACATTGAGTTTTTGCAGGGCTTATATCCTAATCTGTCTGCCTGCAAAATGCCAACATTCAACAGGAAGAAGCTCTATGAGGTGAAAGGTACTCTGACAAACTGTGCTGAGGAGTGGAAATCAGAAATAAAACGTGTAGTTATGGCTCAGATCTCCCCAAATTCATACAGAGAAGGGAGGGCAGCCTTGGTGATCTGTGAAACTATCAACAAAGCCAAAGAGATCCATGAGGAGCTGAAAAGCTGTGTTCCTGGTGAAACCATTCTCTACTGCCGTAGTGACAAAGAAAGTTTGAGCAAAATAGAAAAGGAACTGCTTCCTGGTGATGTCATTGTTGCCACTAACCTTGCTGGGCGTGGCACAGACATAAAAGTCTCCAAAGAAGTGAACAGTAATGGAGGATTATTTGTGATTCTCTCCTTCCTTTCTGAGAACACAAGAGTAGAACTCCAGGCCTTTGGTCGAACTGCACGCAAAGGTAAGCCTGGATCGGCTCAGGTAATCATGTGCACTGAACACCTGCAGCAGTCTTTCAGAAGAGCATCTACTCTGAAGGAAGCTAAACACACAAGAGATGAACTGGCAGcagaaaaagtaaatgaaatGATGAACGATGTTGCTGAGATGAAACTGCGAGAGGACCTGTTTGCAGAATACTGCAAGACTCTTCATGATATATATAAAAGGGCAGATGGAGATGAGAGAAGAGCTGTTGTTGCCATCATGAATGAGTTCTGGGGGATATGGCTGCAGACTAAATCAGAAGAAATTGACCAGTTGAAGAGAGATGATTTGGAAAAGAGTTTGAAAGCTGACTTGACATTGGCAACGAGTCAAACTCAAAGCCAGACTTCACCGTGCTCCAGCATTTATCACTACATCAAGTTTGGAAATGTCGCACTGAGTGAGAAACAATGGGACGTCAGCACCAGGCTGTTTGAGAAAGCCATGAAACTAGATGAAAACTGGGCAGCTATAGCTTTTTACAACCATGCATACTGTACTATAAACCAGAGTAGTGAAAATTATCTCAACAAGGCCAGAGATGATCTACTCAAGGCACAAGAGTCTCTAAAGTATCTCAGTGAGGAATGCATAGTCTGTCTGCAATTTGCAAAAATGTCCTCTGCAGAGTCAGCCAACAGTGACCCAACAGGCCTTGAGAAACAGTTAACAACCAAGTGCAATATGTTCAGTTACTtagacaaaaacataaatgagGCTATTCAAAAAGTGGATGAAATTCAGAAAAAGGGGAGAGATGCCATTGCTAAAAAATCACCAATTTTTTCCCTGGTATCATCTGCTGATGAGGATCTCCAAGTGGAAGCCTACAACCTCTACAATCAAGGCCTGAAGTATGTATTCTCTGTGGAAGAGAAGCCTCGTTTCCCATGGGAAGCTCTGTTGGTTTTCTTTCTTGGTATTTTACAGATTATTGCTGGAGCACTGCTCACTGCATTTACATTTGGTGCAATGGCTCAAGTTGGCATGGGACTCATCACTGAAGGAATATCAGACTGCATCTATGGTATAGAGTCCATGGTGACAGGAGAGTTCAGTTGGAAGTCATGGGCTATAGATAAAGCCATTTCCATTGGTGTGTCTCTCATCGGGTTTGGAATTGGAAAACTGATTGCAAAGGGCTTTAAAGCTGCTAAAGTGCTGATTAAAGGATTGGGGAAAAAGTTGAAAGCATTGCCAAAGTTCTTCTCCAAACAAGCCAAAAACAGTTTAAGTGCCgtcacaaagacaaatatgAAGAATGCAGTCAAATACACAACTAAAAAAGTGGCAGAAGAAGTCATAAACTATGGACTTgggaaagcagaagaagaaatattaaaacaaatactACAAGGCATCAAAAATGAGGTGAAAAATGGAATCAATGATAAAGTGAAATCCAACATGGAAAAACAGGAATTGGCTACATTAGTAGACTCCATTATACTGTCACAGCTGAGGGATAAAGAGCAACTCCGTGATCTCTTGGAGGATAAGAACAGAAAGGGCAAACTGCTGTCCATTTTCAAAAAGTTAAGTGACACTGCAATTCAGCCATTTTATGCAGACCTCAGctggcagaagaagctgaactcATCATTCACCAAAGTGATCAACAAAGTCAAAGCAGAGGCCAAAGGGAAAGTACGTGCAATTCTAACGGCCATCCAAGCAGTCCACATGGGGGTGCTGGCAGGAGATGCCATCGCTTCAGTGGTCAGTCTCAGTGGAGAGTTTTTCTCAAACCTTGCTGAACAgatgaatacatttaaaaaagacatttcatcAGAGAAAGTGAAGGTAAATGAGCTGTCTGATTCAGACAGGAAGCTACTGCAAGAATTCAAGGAAGAACTGACCAACACCATCAGTGCTTTGTTGGCTGATGCTTCTGTCGAAGTTTTCCACCAGAAATTCTCCACTCACCTTGTTTCTCATGttcaaaacaaagtaaatgGAGTCATTGGAAAATATGTAAGAGACGGcttaaagacagacagaacagaggaaAAACTCAGAGCTGGACAGCACAACAGTTACATCGCATACATGCCAGCAACCCCCAGCTCTAAACCTGCTGGAGTGGCAGTGCAGACACATGCTGAAAAGATTAAGAAATCCACGACTGCAGGCACCATTCTTGATATGAGAGTTCTGTCTGAAACTACAGGTGCTAAAGTTGTCATCTTAACACAGGATAAGCATGGCAGACTTACCAAAATGCAGGAGCTGAACCCAAGCAGTAAGCCTGCCAGTCAAACTGTGACACTGATCTACAGACCAAAGAGTGCACAATACCCTGATGGCCACTATGATGTGCAAATCAATGACAAAATAGTGACTGTAGACAACAAGGGCAAGAGCTGCCTGTTTCATGCTTTGGCACGGGGCATGAAACCAGACGCCAGTGATGAAGAAATCAGTTTGGAAGCAGGCCGCCTCCGAACTTTAGAGGCTGACACTCTCCTTGAACACCCAGGTCAATGGGAGCCATTCATCATGCGCAAAGAGTGGACTGAAGCAATCAGAGGAGGGGACTGGTACATGGAAGAGGGAGCTGGACCAAAAAGTatcataaaagaaaacaaaaaggtcCTAAAAACAGAGGTTGGAAAAGTAAAGTTGTACAAAGAAtggcagaaatacaaacaacCATATTCAAATTTGGGTAAGATCATCAATGCTGACCATCAGCCACCAGTCAGTAGTATACTGGATGCTAGAAAACTGAACCAGAACAGCAAATTAGCAGAAGCCATGCTTGAAGTGGCAACCAGCTCATCTCCTCTGGATCCCAATCTGATTAAGGATGTCCACAAATATCATGGTCGTGAACTTCCAGCTGTGTATGTGCCTAAAGAAGTACATTATGAGTTTTCAAGCACAAAGTCTAAAGCATTCAGAACATTCCTAGCTACCACCATAAGCAAAGATGATGTGGTGGGCACCTTCAAACAGACCATCCTTGGTGCAATGGTGAGATTTAGGTTGGATACAACCAAGAATTTTAAAGACTTTAAGAATAGCCAAAAAAGTAAAACCAGGCTGGCTATTTTTGAAATGAGTTTTCAACAACATAGTGTGAAGATGGCAAACTCATGGTTTGACCTGCTTCAGGGCAAAGGTGTCATGACCAGTAATGATCTCAATGCTATTACTACATGGATCCAAAACAAGGGCTACAATGATCAGAACGATCCAGACAGGAACCAGGTTGTTAACCTTCTGTGA